In the genome of Entelurus aequoreus isolate RoL-2023_Sb linkage group LG08, RoL_Eaeq_v1.1, whole genome shotgun sequence, one region contains:
- the rbp4 gene encoding retinol-binding protein 4, translated as MLRYVVALGLLALSWAQDCQVANIQVMQNFDRNRYVGTWYAVAKKDPEGLFLIDNVVAQFIVAADGTMTATAKGRVVILNNWEMCADMLATFEETPDPAKFRMKYWGVASFLQTGNDDHWVIDTDYDNYAIHYSCRQVDEDGTCLNSYSFVFSRHITGLRPEDQAVVTQKKSDVCLLGKYRRVVHNGFCENSS; from the exons ATGCTGCGCTACGTTGTGGCCCTCGGACTCCTGGCTCTGTCCTGGGCTCAGGACTGCCAAGTGGCCAACATCCAGGTCATGCAGAACTTTGACAGGAACAGG TACGTGGGGACCTGGTACGCCGTGGCGAAGAAGGACCCCGAAGGTCTCTTCCTCATCGACAACGTCGTGGCCCAGTTCATCGTGGCCGCCGACGGCACCATGACCGCCACGGCCAAGGGCAGAGTCGTCATTCTCAA CAACTGGGAGATGTGCGCCGACATGCTGGCCACCTTCGAGGAGACCCCCGACCCCGCCAAGTTTAGGATGAAGTACTGGGGAGTGGCGTCCTTCCTGCAGACTGGAA ATGACGACCACTGGGTGATCGACACCGACTACGACAACTACGCCATCCACTACTCCTGCCGCCAGGTGGACGAGGACGGCACCTGCCTCAACAGCTACTCCTTCGTCTTCTCCCGACACATCACGGGCCTGAGGCCGGAGGACCAGGCCGTCGTGACGCAGAAGAAGTCCGACGTGTGCCTCCTGGGGAAATACCGACGTGTGGTGCACAACG GCTTCTGCGAAAATAGCAGTTGA